TATTATTCCTTTTTTACATTTTTCTAATTTTATTCCTTCTTGAACTTTTTTTATAATTTTATTTATAGCTACTTTTTCGCTTACAGCACCTCGTAGAGGACTGAATGGATCTATTTTATTAAATTTTATAGACATTTCATTTACTATAGATCCTATAAATGGTTTTATATGATAATGTAAAATTTTTTTTTTTTTCAACCATCCTAACTTATCCATTTTTAATGTAATTGCTGCTATTTCTAGTAGAGCATCTGTTTCATAGTTAAATCCAGCTGTTTCTATATCTATTACTACAGGATAAAAGTTTCTAAATCTTTTTTTTAAAAAATAATTTATTTTATTGTTTTTGTGTTCCATATCAGTTCCAAGAATTTTGTTTTCTATATATCATGTAAAAAAAATATTTATAAAAAAAATTGTGTATATTTTATCATTTTTATTTATAATAAAATTAATATTAATTTTATTATATAAATATTTTATTTTAGGAGTTTACATACATGTTTCAATTACCTAGTTTAAGTTATTCATATACATCTCTTGAACCATATATAGACGAAGAAACTATGTTTATACATTATAATAAACATCATAAGAATTATTTAGAAAATTTAAATAATATTCTTATTAAGAATAATATTTCTTATTCATCTTTAGAATCTTTAATAAAATCTATTAATAAAATAGATATTAAAGATATACAACAACTTAAAAATCATGCTGGAGGTCATTATAATCATTCATTGTTTTGGAAGAATATTAAGTTAAATACTAATATAAATAATAATTTTAAAAAGGTTATAGAAAAGAATTTTGTCAATATAAAAAATTTTAAGAACAAGTTTGAGAAAATTGCATCTATGCATTTTGGTTCAGGATGGATATGGTTAGTTATTAGAAATGATAAAAAGTTAGAAATTGTTTCTACAAAAAATCAAGATAATACACTTATGTATAGTAACTCACAAGACTCTATTAAATATCCAATTTTTGGATTAGATCTTTGGGAGCATGCTTATTACTTGAAGTATAAAAATAATAGAATAGCATATATAAAAAATTTTTGGAAAATTTTAAATTGGGATTTTGTTTCTAAAAGATATAACAATTTTGTAGAAAAAAAATTATTTTAAATGTTTATTAATTAAAATATGTTAGTAATAAAAAATTTTTTGTGTTTTTTAATTTTTTTTAGTGTTTTAATAAGGAATTCTATCTTTGAAAAATATTAAATTAATAGTTGGGTTATCTAATCCTTATAAAGAATATAAAAAAACTAGACATAATGTTGGCTCATGGTTTATAAGAATTTTATCTAGAAAAGTATCAGTAGATTTAAAAATCAAAAACAAATTTTTTGGGTATATAGGATTATGGAAAAAATGTAAAAATGATATTTATTTGTTAATTCCTAATTTATATATGAATTTAAATGGAATTTCTATAAGTATAGTGTCATCGTTTTATAAGATAAAAAGTGATGACATTTTAATAATTCAAGATGATTTAAACACTGATATAGGAAAATATAATTTTATTAATTCTCACAATAGTTATGGGCATAATGGTATTAAAAATGTAAAAAGCAAATTTGAAAAAAATACTTTATTTAAAAGAATTTGTATTGGTATTGGTAAGCCTGATAAAAATGTGAATTTATCATCTTATGTATTATCTATTCCTACAGAAACAGATAAAAATTTAATTATACAATCTATAGAAAAATCTATGCATATAATAGAGAAATTTTTGTAATATAAGTTATTTTTTTTCAAAATTAATATTTTATGGATTTTATAACATCACTTTATAACAATTTCTTAGAGTAATTTTAATTATGTCTTTAACATGTGGTATAGTAGGTTTGCCTAATGTTGGTAAATCAATGTTATTTAATATATTGACTAAGTCAAATGTACCTTCTAAAAATTTTCCATTTTGTACTATACAGCCTAATATAGGAATTTCTTTAATAGAGGATAAAAGGATTGATAACATTTTTAAAATTATAAAGTCTAAAAATGTTGTGAAATCATATATAAAATTTGTAGATATAGCTGGTTTAATAAAAAATTCACATTTAGGATATGGTTTAGGAAATAAATTTTTAGAAAACATAAAAAAGGTTGATGCAATATTGCATGTAGTAAGATTCTTTAAAACATGTGATGTTATTCATGTTAATAACAAAATAAATCCTAAATATGATGTAGATTTAGTAAATGTAGAACTTATGTTGTCTGATTATCAAGACTGTAAAAGGTATATTAAATATTATGAAAAACAAATTTATAAAGAAAGTTTTAAGCTCAAAGCATATAATTTAGAAATTTTATCAGTATTAAAAAAATGTGTAAGTAAATTAAAAAAAAATATAATGATTTCTAATATTTGTTTTGTAAAAAGTGAAAGGAAAATTTTAAATTCATTTAACTTTATAACTAACAAGCCTTTTATATATATTGCTAATATAGATTTAGAAGATTTTTTTTTATTGAAAATTCAAAAAAAAATACCTATTATGTTAAAATCTTTTCCTTACAAAATTTTTCCAGTTTGTATAAATTTTAATAAAAAGTATATTTATAATAAAAGTTCAAATAATGATATGTTATTAAATTTTTTTTTGGAAGATATAAAAAAAATTGTGTATGTAACATTTAATTTATTAAAATTACAAACTTTTTTTACTATAGGAAAAAAAGAAACAAAATCATGGATTATAAAAAAAGGCACTAAAGCTATTGATGCTGCTAATATTATACACACTGATTTTAAAAAAGGATTTATAAGAGCTAAAATAGTTTCTTATAAAGATTTTATGTTTTATAAAAGTATTAATTTATTAAAAAAATATGGAAAGTATAGATTAGAAGGAAAAGACTATATATTATCTGATGGAGATATTGTTAATTTTTTATTTAATATTTAGTATTAAATATATAAAATTTTTTATTACTTTAATAAGTTTCCTATCAAGTCTATAAGTATTACTTGTTAGGAAACTAAAGTTTATAACAGAAATTTTTTCAGTGAAGAAAATTTAGGATCTATAGAAAATGATATAGATTTTATGTTATTTTGGTCTATTATTTTTTTTGGTAATTTTATCTTTATAGGAATAATTTTTTCAACTGTGTTTTTAAATTTTAATGGATGAGCTGTACCTAAAAATAGTCCGTGATCTTCTTTTTTCATATTTTTTTTTAGTACTGTGTATGCTACTGCAGCATGAGGTTCTGATATATATTTTAAATTATATAGTTCTTGTATACTTTTTTTAGTTTGTTCTTCCGACACGCTTCCAAATTTTAAGTTTTTAGAATTTTTTATATCCCATTTGTTTTGTTTAAACAATTCTAATACTCTGTCCCAATTATTTGGTATGCTTATGTCCATAGCGTTAGATATTGTTGAAATTGTTTTTTTAGGGTTCCAATGTCCGCTTTTTAAAAATCTTGGAACAGTATCATTAGAATTAGTAGAAGCTATAAAATTCTTTATTGGCAGTCCTATTGATTTTGCAATTAGCCCCGCTGTAATATTTCCGAAATTTCCACAAGGTACTGATATGATTAAATTTTTTCTATTTTCTGTTTTTATTAAAGAAAATGCTTCAAAGTAGTAACATACTTGTGCTAACAGTCTACTTATATTTATAGAATTTCCAGAGTTTAAACCGATTTTTTTTTTTAATTCAGAATCATTGAAAGCAGTTTTTACGAGATTTTGGCACTCGTCAAAACTTCCATTTACAGATATTGTTTTTATATTTTTTCCAAGAGTACAGAACATTTTTTCTTGTATTTTACTTATTTTTCCCTTTGGATATAGTATTACTACATTTACATTTTTCATATTATAAAATGCATTTGCTACAGCAGCTCCTGTATCTCCTGATGTGGCTGTGAGTATTGTAACTTTTTTTTTATTTACTTTGTTTAAGAAATGTATAATTTGAGACATAAACCTAGCACCAAAATCTTTGAATGCCAATGTAGGACCATGAAATAACTCTAAACATGAAACGTTTTTATTTATTGATTGAATTTTTGGATGTATAGAATAAAATGATTTTTTAACTATTTTCTGCAAATTTTTTTTAGATATTTCTGATCCTATAAAAGAATTTAATATTCTGCAACTTTTTTCATGAAAGTTCATGTCTAACATTTTATTTATTTCTTTTTCTTTGAAATATGGCATTTTTTTGGGGAAAAATAGTCCTTGTCTGTCGCACAATCCAAGTTCTACTGCTTCTAAAAATGTTACTTCTTTTTTATTATTTTTCATACTATATAATTTCATATTTTACCTTTTTATTACAGTCCCTTTATTGTTTACTTTACATATTTTTACAAATCCTTGGTTGTTTATTAAATAGTTTTTTTCTAACCATTTAGAGATGCTATTCGCTGATTCTGTATTATTACATATAGAAAATATTGTTGGTCCTGACCCTGATATTCCAAAACCTATTGATCCTTCTTTTTTTAAATTTTTTCTCATTTTAAGAAATCCAGGAATATATTTCATTCTATATGGTTCAGCTATTATATCTTTTATAAAGCTTATAGCTAGTTTTTGTTGTGCAGAATATGATGAATGAATAAATCCTGCTAAATTTCTGCTATGTTCTATACAAGTATGTAACTTATATCTTTTTGGTAATATTTTTCTAGCTTTTGATGTAGATACATTTGTGCCCGGCCATGCAACAACCCATTTCCAGTTTTTAAAATATGGAATGGATTGACTAATGTATTTTTTGCTTTGTAGTATAATTTGTAATCCACCTAAAAAACATGGTGCTACATTATCATAATGTATATTTCCTGATATTTCTCCTTCTAATCTCCCCATAATATTTAATAATTCTTTTTTAGATAGAGGTTTTTTACAAAATTCGTTCATAGCTACTAGACTTGCTGAAATAGAACATGCACTAGAACCCAAACCTGATCCAATAGGCATAT
This region of Buchnera aphidicola (Chaitoregma tattakana) genomic DNA includes:
- a CDS encoding superoxide dismutase, which produces MFQLPSLSYSYTSLEPYIDEETMFIHYNKHHKNYLENLNNILIKNNISYSSLESLIKSINKIDIKDIQQLKNHAGGHYNHSLFWKNIKLNTNINNNFKKVIEKNFVNIKNFKNKFEKIASMHFGSGWIWLVIRNDKKLEIVSTKNQDNTLMYSNSQDSIKYPIFGLDLWEHAYYLKYKNNRIAYIKNFWKILNWDFVSKRYNNFVEKKLF
- the rnt gene encoding ribonuclease T, with the protein product MEHKNNKINYFLKKRFRNFYPVVIDIETAGFNYETDALLEIAAITLKMDKLGWLKKKKILHYHIKPFIGSIVNEMSIKFNKIDPFSPLRGAVSEKVAINKIIKKVQEGIKLEKCKKGIIVAHNSIFDLNFFMSAIKRNKIKKNPFHTFVTFDTATLSGLALGQTVLAKACKNIGIYFDNKQAHSAIYDATQTANLFCKIVNKWKKLGGWPIKKM
- the pth gene encoding aminoacyl-tRNA hydrolase, whose translation is MKNIKLIVGLSNPYKEYKKTRHNVGSWFIRILSRKVSVDLKIKNKFFGYIGLWKKCKNDIYLLIPNLYMNLNGISISIVSSFYKIKSDDILIIQDDLNTDIGKYNFINSHNSYGHNGIKNVKSKFEKNTLFKRICIGIGKPDKNVNLSSYVLSIPTETDKNLIIQSIEKSMHIIEKFL
- the thrC gene encoding threonine synthase yields the protein MKLYSMKNNKKEVTFLEAVELGLCDRQGLFFPKKMPYFKEKEINKMLDMNFHEKSCRILNSFIGSEISKKNLQKIVKKSFYSIHPKIQSINKNVSCLELFHGPTLAFKDFGARFMSQIIHFLNKVNKKKVTILTATSGDTGAAVANAFYNMKNVNVVILYPKGKISKIQEKMFCTLGKNIKTISVNGSFDECQNLVKTAFNDSELKKKIGLNSGNSINISRLLAQVCYYFEAFSLIKTENRKNLIISVPCGNFGNITAGLIAKSIGLPIKNFIASTNSNDTVPRFLKSGHWNPKKTISTISNAMDISIPNNWDRVLELFKQNKWDIKNSKNLKFGSVSEEQTKKSIQELYNLKYISEPHAAVAYTVLKKNMKKEDHGLFLGTAHPLKFKNTVEKIIPIKIKLPKKIIDQNNIKSISFSIDPKFSSLKKFLL
- the thrB gene encoding homoserine kinase, which codes for MIRVYSPATIGNISVGFDTLGIAISPIDNSNFGDIVEIKEHKKFEIKNIGKFSEQLPVVFTENIIWKCWKYFCKKINKKISVLITLEKNMPIGSGLGSSACSISASLVAMNEFCKKPLSKKELLNIMGRLEGEISGNIHYDNVAPCFLGGLQIILQSKKYISQSIPYFKNWKWVVAWPGTNVSTSKARKILPKRYKLHTCIEHSRNLAGFIHSSYSAQQKLAISFIKDIIAEPYRMKYIPGFLKMRKNLKKEGSIGFGISGSGPTIFSICNNTESANSISKWLEKNYLINNQGFVKICKVNNKGTVIKR
- the ychF gene encoding redox-regulated ATPase YchF, whose amino-acid sequence is MSLTCGIVGLPNVGKSMLFNILTKSNVPSKNFPFCTIQPNIGISLIEDKRIDNIFKIIKSKNVVKSYIKFVDIAGLIKNSHLGYGLGNKFLENIKKVDAILHVVRFFKTCDVIHVNNKINPKYDVDLVNVELMLSDYQDCKRYIKYYEKQIYKESFKLKAYNLEILSVLKKCVSKLKKNIMISNICFVKSERKILNSFNFITNKPFIYIANIDLEDFFLLKIQKKIPIMLKSFPYKIFPVCINFNKKYIYNKSSNNDMLLNFFLEDIKKIVYVTFNLLKLQTFFTIGKKETKSWIIKKGTKAIDAANIIHTDFKKGFIRAKIVSYKDFMFYKSINLLKKYGKYRLEGKDYILSDGDIVNFLFNI